Proteins encoded in a region of the Thermocaproicibacter melissae genome:
- a CDS encoding endo-1,4-beta-xylanase: protein MAPFKRCGTRALSVFVSAVVCMSTMGLGNCSTKAATTAAVDLVTNGTFENGTAEGWSDMWSCTLTPTTEQAHGGNYSLLVTDRAGNWAGPQLDVLGKMEVGHTYEVSVWIRAQSGSDTASLTIKRKDSGGSEQYDSIIYQQPISASKWTNITGTYTLTDTNSLDELAFYIEATKQETNFYVDDISIIDQNASPKSIQTDIPSLKDVIKSYPIGTCLQTDQIGTVDGDLIVKHFNSITPGNEFKPDYYYDPNDASHKMDFTKQDQLVDFAIAHNMIMRGHTFCWANQTPDWFFQDPTDSTKTATKEQLRALMKKHITTVLEHFKTKYGKNNPIYCWDVVNEPITEDGRLKASADKNDTANYNMWGAILGEEYIEDAFRYAHEADPSMKLFINDYNLENNNAKTQGMYDLVKRMLAKGVPIDGIGIQMHITATSPSIENIKAAIEKLGSLGLPIQITELDMGIDSNTAANRLLQARRYKELFDLFELESKKGILKAVTIWGSADISSWRQTTYPLLFDNNYQAKPAYWAIVDPSKLTQLDTQVCKAYKGSPKLGSTVDSTWSIIKGLSTSTYAKGVDGASASVKAMWDDQNLYLFADVADSTVAQNDSVEFLVDNNGTVKTYRVARKDAQSGKDLTLYVSSTSKGYTVQAAIPIASLKPQKGNSIGFDVRVNDDRGSGTVESVSVWNDYLLGSDATNLGSLSLAGEPMTADCVYGTPSIDGTVDDIWANAKEITTGTWVTGTSGATAKVKTMWDEKNLYILATVTDPVLSDKSANEWEQDSVEIFVDQNNHKTSSYETDDGQYRVNFKNLQSFGSSTPQAGFKSAATVISGGYLVEMAIPWTELVPKAGTLIGFDAQVNDGDESGTRTGVVTWCDPSGSSYMDTSGFGNLVLVKAEEPSSSGPESSSSSSSGASSSANSGSSSASASSAAASSGSSQNSPKTGDTSDMFPFLLCLLISGSACAVLVIVRKAQKKAN, encoded by the coding sequence ATGGCACCATTCAAACGGTGCGGTACCCGTGCACTGAGCGTGTTTGTTTCGGCCGTTGTGTGCATGAGTACCATGGGACTCGGCAACTGCAGTACAAAAGCTGCTACTACTGCTGCCGTCGACCTCGTAACAAACGGAACCTTTGAAAACGGTACCGCTGAAGGGTGGAGCGACATGTGGAGTTGCACCCTCACCCCTACCACCGAACAAGCCCATGGAGGGAACTATAGCTTGCTCGTCACCGACCGGGCCGGAAACTGGGCTGGTCCTCAGCTGGATGTTCTCGGCAAAATGGAAGTCGGACACACGTACGAAGTTTCCGTGTGGATTCGTGCGCAATCGGGAAGCGACACGGCAAGCCTCACGATTAAGCGGAAGGATTCCGGTGGATCTGAGCAGTACGACTCCATTATTTACCAGCAGCCGATTTCCGCCTCGAAATGGACCAACATTACCGGCACCTACACACTGACGGACACCAACTCTCTGGACGAATTGGCATTCTACATAGAAGCAACAAAGCAAGAGACCAATTTCTATGTTGACGACATCTCCATCATCGACCAGAATGCGTCACCGAAGTCGATTCAGACGGACATCCCGTCGCTGAAAGACGTGATTAAATCGTACCCAATCGGCACATGCCTGCAGACCGACCAAATCGGCACGGTCGACGGGGACCTGATTGTGAAGCATTTCAACAGCATCACGCCTGGCAACGAATTCAAGCCGGATTATTATTATGATCCGAATGATGCGAGCCACAAAATGGATTTCACAAAGCAAGACCAGCTGGTTGATTTCGCAATCGCCCACAATATGATTATGCGCGGCCACACGTTCTGCTGGGCCAACCAGACGCCGGACTGGTTCTTCCAGGACCCGACGGACAGCACGAAAACCGCAACGAAGGAACAGCTTCGTGCTTTGATGAAAAAGCACATCACAACCGTTCTGGAGCACTTTAAGACAAAATATGGTAAAAATAACCCCATCTACTGCTGGGACGTTGTGAATGAGCCGATCACCGAAGACGGCCGGCTCAAAGCTTCCGCCGACAAGAACGACACCGCCAACTACAACATGTGGGGCGCCATTCTCGGGGAGGAATACATTGAAGACGCGTTCCGCTATGCACACGAAGCGGACCCGAGCATGAAGCTGTTCATCAACGACTACAACCTTGAGAACAACAACGCGAAAACGCAGGGTATGTATGACCTTGTGAAACGCATGCTCGCAAAGGGCGTTCCGATTGACGGCATCGGTATTCAAATGCACATCACCGCGACCAGCCCGTCCATCGAAAACATCAAGGCCGCCATTGAAAAACTCGGTTCTCTCGGCCTGCCGATTCAGATTACCGAGCTTGACATGGGCATCGACTCCAACACGGCGGCAAACCGCCTGCTGCAGGCAAGGCGCTACAAAGAACTCTTCGATCTGTTTGAACTGGAAAGTAAAAAAGGCATCCTTAAGGCTGTTACCATCTGGGGCAGCGCCGACATTTCCTCTTGGCGCCAAACCACCTACCCGCTTCTGTTCGACAACAACTACCAGGCAAAACCCGCCTACTGGGCCATTGTTGACCCCTCGAAGCTGACTCAGCTTGACACGCAGGTCTGCAAGGCGTATAAAGGCTCGCCGAAGCTCGGCAGCACGGTTGATTCCACCTGGTCCATCATCAAGGGACTGAGCACCTCCACCTACGCAAAAGGGGTAGACGGCGCTTCTGCTTCCGTCAAAGCGATGTGGGACGACCAGAACCTCTATCTCTTCGCGGATGTCGCAGACTCCACGGTCGCTCAGAATGACAGCGTGGAATTCCTCGTGGACAACAACGGCACGGTCAAGACCTATCGTGTGGCAAGGAAAGATGCTCAGAGCGGAAAAGACTTGACGCTTTATGTCTCTTCCACGAGCAAGGGCTACACCGTTCAGGCCGCGATTCCGATTGCCTCGCTGAAACCGCAGAAGGGCAACAGCATCGGGTTTGATGTACGGGTAAATGACGACCGCGGCAGCGGCACCGTAGAGTCTGTTTCCGTCTGGAACGACTATCTGCTTGGCTCCGACGCCACGAATCTCGGAAGCCTCAGCCTTGCGGGCGAACCGATGACCGCCGACTGCGTTTACGGAACTCCGAGCATTGACGGTACCGTAGACGACATTTGGGCGAACGCAAAAGAAATCACCACCGGCACATGGGTCACCGGAACTTCCGGCGCAACCGCAAAGGTTAAGACCATGTGGGACGAAAAGAACCTCTACATTCTTGCCACTGTGACCGACCCGGTTCTGAGCGACAAGAGCGCGAACGAGTGGGAGCAGGATTCCGTCGAGATCTTTGTGGACCAGAACAACCACAAGACTTCTTCGTATGAAACCGACGACGGCCAGTACCGCGTGAACTTCAAGAACCTGCAGAGCTTCGGCAGCAGCACGCCGCAGGCCGGCTTCAAATCCGCGGCAACGGTCATTTCGGGCGGTTATCTGGTAGAGATGGCGATTCCGTGGACAGAACTTGTCCCGAAAGCCGGTACACTCATCGGCTTCGACGCTCAGGTGAACGACGGCGACGAATCCGGTACTCGCACAGGTGTTGTTACTTGGTGTGACCCCTCCGGTTCTTCTTACATGGATACCTCTGGCTTCGGCAACTTGGTCCTTGTCAAGGCAGAAGAACCCTCGAGTTCAGGGCCCGAGTCCAGCTCAAGCTCAAGTTCCGGTGCTAGCTCGAGTGCCAACTCCGGCTCAAGCAGCGCAAGTGCTTCTTCCGCAGCCGCCTCTTCGGGCAGCTCGCAGAACAGCCCCAAGACCGGAGATACTTCCGACATGTTCCCGTTCCTTCTTTGCCTGCTGATTTCCGGTTCCGCATGCGCGGTGCTCGTGATTGTGCGCAAAGCACAGAAAAAGGCAAACTGA
- a CDS encoding FtsW/RodA/SpoVE family cell cycle protein: MPTINLAALSSGAVSVLLYVLRVAVAVLCILTAVRCFTSMRLGKRRKTPIMVLEDMTTHQLFPVFYWENSIGRSRSCDIVLRDQTVSRAHAVLMRRESGWFLVDTNSKSGTYVGGKRIKERTPVFPGDVFAMGSTVVMFKRADDVGVAPPAPRRPAASPFSLMTAVLMTQIMLMLQVGFSAGKLQLKPMIPLAVLMLCELIFYFYSIKIMGHISFELETLAFLLCGVGLALQSAADLKSSITQLAAIVLGLVFFRFLIWFLGDMDRVTRWRLQIAALAILLFAANLLLAKSRNGARNWISIGPVTVQPSEFIKVAFIIVGTSTLDRLQTTKNLTGFIAFSGVCMGSLFLMRDFGTACIFFVGFLIIAFMRSGSLRTIALACSVAAFGVFLILKFKPYVAQRFEVWRHVWEHTGDAGFQQTRVLSYSASGGLFGVGLGRGCLKDVFASTSDLVFGMVCEEMGLVMALTVTFVLVFLALYARGEATRSRSALYSIAACTAGGLLLFQACLNVFGATDVLPLTGVTLPFISLGGSSMVASWGMLAFIKACDERTYAARRRRR; the protein is encoded by the coding sequence TTGCCTACAATTAATCTCGCTGCGCTTTCTTCTGGCGCTGTTTCGGTTTTGCTTTATGTGCTCCGCGTTGCCGTTGCGGTTCTTTGCATCTTAACGGCCGTGCGGTGCTTTACCTCCATGCGCCTTGGCAAGCGGCGCAAAACCCCCATTATGGTTCTGGAGGATATGACAACGCACCAACTTTTCCCCGTTTTTTACTGGGAAAACTCCATCGGGCGCAGCCGGAGTTGTGACATTGTGCTGCGTGACCAAACGGTAAGCCGCGCCCACGCTGTCCTCATGCGCCGAGAAAGCGGTTGGTTTCTTGTCGACACCAATTCAAAATCCGGCACTTATGTGGGCGGAAAACGGATTAAAGAACGCACGCCGGTTTTTCCGGGCGATGTTTTTGCTATGGGCTCCACAGTGGTGATGTTCAAGCGAGCCGACGATGTGGGCGTGGCCCCGCCTGCGCCCAGACGTCCGGCGGCTTCTCCGTTTTCACTGATGACAGCCGTGCTGATGACGCAGATTATGCTGATGCTTCAGGTTGGGTTTTCCGCCGGCAAACTCCAGCTGAAGCCGATGATTCCGCTAGCTGTTCTGATGCTATGTGAACTGATTTTCTATTTTTATTCCATTAAAATCATGGGGCACATCAGCTTTGAACTGGAAACCTTGGCGTTTCTCCTCTGCGGTGTGGGATTGGCGCTGCAGTCTGCCGCCGACCTGAAAAGCTCGATTACGCAGCTTGCAGCGATTGTGCTCGGCCTTGTCTTTTTCCGCTTTCTCATCTGGTTCCTCGGCGACATGGACCGCGTAACACGGTGGCGCTTGCAAATTGCTGCGCTTGCCATTTTGCTGTTTGCGGCAAACCTGCTGCTGGCGAAAAGCAGAAACGGCGCTCGGAACTGGATATCCATCGGCCCGGTTACGGTGCAGCCCTCCGAGTTTATCAAGGTTGCGTTTATCATTGTGGGTACTTCTACTTTGGACAGGCTGCAGACAACCAAGAACCTGACGGGGTTCATCGCCTTCTCTGGCGTTTGCATGGGCTCGCTTTTCCTCATGCGCGATTTCGGCACGGCCTGCATTTTCTTCGTCGGCTTCCTGATTATTGCATTCATGCGCTCCGGGAGCCTAAGAACCATTGCGCTTGCGTGCTCCGTCGCGGCATTCGGCGTGTTCCTGATTCTAAAATTCAAGCCGTATGTCGCGCAGCGATTTGAGGTCTGGCGCCATGTTTGGGAACACACGGGCGACGCGGGCTTTCAGCAGACGCGCGTGCTCAGCTATTCCGCCTCGGGCGGGCTGTTCGGCGTCGGCCTCGGGCGGGGGTGCCTCAAAGACGTCTTTGCCTCAACGAGCGACCTTGTCTTTGGCATGGTCTGTGAAGAGATGGGCCTTGTGATGGCGCTCACGGTTACTTTTGTGCTTGTGTTTCTCGCGCTTTACGCGCGCGGAGAAGCGACACGTAGCCGCTCGGCGCTGTATTCAATTGCGGCGTGTACGGCCGGCGGGCTGCTGCTGTTCCAAGCGTGCCTGAATGTATTCGGCGCAACGGACGTTCTGCCTCTGACCGGCGTGACGCTTCCGTTCATCAGCCTCGGCGGTTCGAGCATGGTAGCCTCATGGGGTATGCTTGCGTTTATAAAGGCGTGCGATGAACGAACTTATGCGGCAAGGAGGAGAAGAAGATGA
- a CDS encoding penicillin-binding transpeptidase domain-containing protein, which yields MKTTGARSLILFLLAAGFFFGMGVFLYGLVTEGGKWAVQPFNGHISGNSVSSSEGSIYDRDGNVIAQTKGGKRVYSSDVSTRRALLHVVGDTDGNISTGVQYCYRSELSGYNFITGLVSPTGKTNGCSIHLTIDSDLCRLAREKLNGRNGAAALYNYKTGELLCMVSTPDFDPENPPKDIATNESYSGAYLNKVLSSTFTPGSVFKLVTSAAAIENFPDLDSRTWACNGSVIINGNKITDMGSYGTLNFKKALAKSSNVAFAQIAVELGASKMTAAANKMGFNSSFSLDGIPTAAGSYDVSGASADELGWSGVGQYTDLANPFHLLVLMGAIANGGTPVMPYMVQSVVSPVGIPVKVGTAQTGNEMVSPTTAARLREYMRYNVTDSYGDDLFPGMNVCAKTGTAEVGGGKKPNCWMVGYSTNNSTPYAFVVLVEDSSQTSVASAGRIASALMKKAASIK from the coding sequence ATGAAAACAACTGGAGCACGCTCCTTGATCCTTTTTCTGCTGGCCGCGGGTTTCTTCTTCGGGATGGGCGTCTTTCTCTACGGCCTTGTAACCGAAGGAGGCAAATGGGCGGTTCAGCCGTTCAATGGGCACATCTCCGGGAACTCGGTCTCCTCGAGCGAAGGGAGCATCTATGACCGCGATGGCAACGTCATTGCCCAGACGAAAGGTGGCAAGCGCGTTTACAGCAGCGATGTAAGCACCCGCCGTGCCTTGCTCCATGTTGTGGGCGACACCGATGGAAACATCTCTACCGGCGTGCAGTACTGCTATCGCTCGGAGCTTTCCGGCTACAATTTCATCACCGGCCTTGTTTCCCCGACCGGCAAAACCAACGGGTGCAGCATCCACCTTACCATAGACAGCGACCTGTGCCGCCTTGCCCGTGAAAAGCTGAACGGAAGAAACGGTGCCGCCGCACTTTACAACTACAAAACAGGCGAGCTTCTTTGCATGGTCAGCACGCCGGACTTTGACCCTGAAAACCCGCCGAAGGATATTGCCACAAACGAGAGTTACAGCGGCGCTTATCTCAACAAAGTACTCTCCTCAACCTTTACGCCGGGCTCTGTGTTCAAGCTCGTTACGTCCGCCGCCGCAATCGAGAATTTTCCGGATTTGGATTCCCGCACATGGGCCTGCAACGGCAGCGTTATCATCAACGGCAACAAAATCACCGATATGGGCTCCTACGGGACGCTGAATTTCAAGAAGGCGCTTGCGAAATCTTCCAACGTTGCGTTTGCGCAGATTGCCGTGGAGCTTGGCGCTTCTAAAATGACGGCGGCAGCGAACAAGATGGGCTTCAACAGCTCATTCTCTCTGGACGGAATTCCGACAGCGGCAGGCAGTTACGACGTCAGCGGCGCTTCGGCGGACGAACTCGGCTGGTCCGGCGTCGGGCAGTATACCGACCTTGCAAACCCGTTCCATTTGCTGGTGCTTATGGGTGCCATTGCGAACGGAGGTACGCCCGTTATGCCCTACATGGTGCAAAGCGTTGTCTCACCGGTCGGCATCCCGGTGAAGGTCGGCACGGCTCAAACCGGAAATGAAATGGTTAGCCCTACCACAGCGGCGCGTCTGCGCGAATATATGCGCTACAACGTTACCGATTCTTACGGCGACGATTTGTTCCCCGGTATGAACGTCTGCGCAAAGACGGGCACGGCCGAAGTCGGTGGCGGAAAAAAACCGAACTGCTGGATGGTCGGCTATTCGACGAACAACAGCACCCCCTATGCTTTTGTTGTGCTTGTAGAAGATTCTTCACAGACCAGTGTTGCCTCCGCAGGACGCATCGCCTCTGCACTGATGAAAAAGGCCGCATCAATCAAGTAA
- a CDS encoding phosphoribosylformylglycinamidine synthase: MSEVIRIFVEKKPGFNVEARQIRTDLVENLGLGSVEDVRIVNRYDIAGLSRSEFEAAKGTIFSEPNVDNVYEETYPLPEGYSAFVMEYLPGQYDQRADSAAQCVQLLTRGERPQVRTAKLVAIKGNLKAGKLEKIENYIINPVESRLASFEKPETLTAQADVPPDVPTVSGFLTLEGEALAKYHDSMGFAMSLEDLAFCRDYFRDTEHREPTVTELRVIDTYWSDHCRHTTFLTQLEKITVEKSAVSAAIEDALKAYYSAREEVYGKNTERPVSLMDMATIGAKLLRRRGKIPDLDESKEINACSVEVPVTVDGETQTWLVQFKNETHNHPTEIEPFGGAATCLGGAIRDPLSGRAYVYQAMRVTGSGDPRVPLEKTLKGKLPTRKITTGAAQGYSSYGNQIGLATGQVTEIYDPGYVAKRMEIGAVIGAVPKKNVVREDPQPGDVVVLLGGATGRDGCGGATGSSKAHTTQSIEVCGAEVQKGNPPTERKIQRLFRNPEAVRLIKRCNDFGAGGVSVAIGELADGLDINLDAVPKKYEGLDGTELAISESQERMAVVLAPGDVEKFIRAAREENLDATVVAVVTEEPRLKMRWRGKTIVNITRAFLNTNGVTQHAEAVISAVDPEKNYREHAPECLRGLPLGEAFRKNLARLEVCGQRGLAERFDSTIGAATVLMPFAGKYQLTPEEAMVAKLPVGTGETDDATAMSYGFIPGISRFSPFHGAAYAVVESLSKLAAVGADPLTSRLTFQEYFERMTDDPKRWGKPAAALLGALSAQLGLGVPSIGGKDSMSGTFENLDVPPTLVSFAVAMTKASRTISAAFRAPGRRVVLFPIPEDSSTKMPNWPALEQYYRCFVNMTQSGHVTAASVVREGGVAAAVARMTFGNRIGFRFNPAVLNEDFLFAPASGAIIAALDDSAVDGGLAYISLGETIAEPQIELGRETLPLDELIAAWDGTLEKIFPTKAESIPVEDVPLYTQRSSKAPSIKTAKPRVFIPAFPGTNCEDDSARAFERAGAETDVLVVKNLSPADIEETIERMAKAIAKAQIIMLPGGFSGGDEPDGSGKFIATTFRSPKVAEQVAKLLEERDGLILGICNGFQALIKLGLLPYGTIMPLSENAPTLTFNTLGRHVSRMVYTRVTSVKSPWLAGVGAGDVFAVPVSHGEGRFVADDKTLNLLAANGQIATQYCTPEGEPSGDIAWNPNGSVWAIEGITSPDGRIFGKMGHSERRGNNICKNVPGAKDQKIFESGVKYFL; this comes from the coding sequence ATGTCTGAAGTTATCCGGATATTTGTGGAAAAGAAACCTGGATTTAACGTGGAAGCGCGCCAAATCAGAACGGATTTGGTAGAAAATCTCGGTCTTGGTTCTGTGGAAGATGTCCGCATTGTCAACCGTTACGACATCGCGGGGCTGTCACGCAGTGAATTTGAAGCAGCCAAAGGCACCATTTTTTCTGAGCCGAATGTGGACAACGTCTATGAGGAAACATACCCGCTGCCGGAGGGTTATTCCGCCTTCGTGATGGAATACCTCCCCGGGCAGTATGATCAGCGCGCGGATTCTGCCGCTCAGTGCGTGCAGCTTCTTACGCGCGGAGAGCGCCCGCAAGTGCGCACCGCAAAGCTCGTGGCGATAAAGGGCAACCTGAAAGCAGGCAAGCTGGAAAAAATTGAAAACTACATAATCAACCCGGTGGAAAGCCGGCTTGCATCGTTTGAAAAGCCCGAAACGCTGACCGCACAGGCGGATGTGCCGCCCGATGTGCCAACTGTTTCGGGTTTTCTGACTCTTGAAGGGGAAGCACTTGCAAAGTACCATGACTCCATGGGCTTTGCCATGAGCCTTGAGGACCTTGCATTCTGCCGCGACTATTTCCGGGACACCGAGCACCGTGAGCCGACCGTGACGGAACTGCGTGTCATCGACACCTACTGGAGCGACCACTGCCGCCACACCACCTTTTTGACGCAGCTCGAAAAAATCACCGTGGAGAAATCGGCTGTGAGCGCCGCCATTGAGGACGCCCTCAAGGCATATTACAGCGCGCGCGAGGAAGTCTACGGCAAAAACACCGAGCGGCCGGTGTCGCTCATGGATATGGCGACCATCGGCGCAAAGCTGCTCCGCCGGCGCGGTAAAATACCGGATTTGGACGAAAGCAAGGAAATCAACGCCTGTTCTGTGGAAGTGCCGGTTACCGTAGACGGTGAAACGCAGACATGGCTCGTGCAGTTTAAGAACGAAACCCACAACCACCCGACGGAAATCGAACCGTTCGGCGGCGCTGCTACCTGCCTCGGCGGTGCCATCCGCGACCCCCTTTCCGGAAGGGCTTACGTTTACCAGGCAATGCGCGTCACCGGTTCCGGCGACCCGCGCGTGCCGCTGGAAAAGACGCTCAAGGGCAAACTGCCGACCCGCAAGATTACAACCGGCGCGGCACAGGGTTACAGCTCCTACGGCAACCAGATCGGCCTTGCGACCGGCCAGGTGACGGAAATCTATGACCCGGGCTATGTGGCGAAGCGCATGGAAATCGGCGCAGTCATCGGAGCGGTGCCGAAGAAGAACGTGGTGCGTGAAGATCCTCAGCCTGGCGACGTGGTCGTCCTTCTGGGCGGCGCTACGGGACGCGACGGCTGCGGCGGAGCGACCGGTTCCTCCAAGGCCCACACCACACAATCCATTGAAGTCTGCGGCGCAGAAGTGCAGAAGGGCAATCCGCCCACGGAACGCAAGATTCAGCGCCTGTTCCGCAATCCGGAGGCGGTAAGGCTCATCAAGCGCTGCAACGACTTCGGCGCGGGCGGTGTAAGCGTCGCCATCGGCGAGCTGGCCGACGGACTGGACATCAACCTCGACGCCGTACCGAAAAAATATGAAGGCCTTGACGGCACGGAGCTTGCCATCTCCGAATCGCAGGAGCGCATGGCCGTTGTGCTTGCGCCCGGCGACGTGGAAAAGTTTATCCGTGCGGCGCGGGAAGAAAACCTCGACGCGACGGTGGTAGCCGTTGTCACCGAGGAACCCCGCCTGAAAATGAGATGGCGCGGAAAGACCATTGTAAACATCACACGCGCGTTTCTGAACACAAACGGCGTGACGCAGCACGCGGAAGCCGTCATTTCCGCCGTGGATCCGGAGAAAAATTACCGCGAGCACGCGCCGGAATGCCTGCGCGGCCTACCGCTCGGCGAGGCGTTCCGCAAAAACCTCGCCCGTCTCGAGGTTTGCGGTCAGCGCGGCCTTGCGGAACGCTTTGACTCGACCATCGGTGCTGCAACCGTTCTGATGCCGTTTGCGGGAAAATACCAGCTCACGCCGGAAGAGGCGATGGTTGCTAAACTGCCGGTCGGCACGGGAGAAACAGACGATGCAACTGCCATGAGCTACGGCTTTATTCCCGGAATTTCGCGTTTTTCGCCGTTCCACGGTGCTGCCTACGCAGTTGTGGAAAGCCTTTCAAAGCTCGCCGCCGTCGGTGCGGACCCGCTGACGAGCCGTCTGACTTTCCAAGAGTACTTTGAGCGCATGACAGACGACCCCAAACGCTGGGGCAAGCCGGCCGCTGCCCTGCTGGGTGCGCTTTCGGCACAGCTCGGCCTCGGTGTTCCGTCAATCGGCGGAAAAGACAGCATGAGCGGCACATTTGAAAACCTCGATGTTCCGCCGACGCTCGTGAGCTTTGCCGTCGCCATGACAAAGGCGAGCCGTACGATTTCGGCTGCGTTCCGCGCACCGGGGCGCAGGGTGGTTCTTTTCCCGATTCCGGAGGATTCCTCCACAAAAATGCCGAACTGGCCTGCTTTGGAGCAGTATTACCGCTGCTTCGTCAACATGACGCAGAGCGGCCACGTTACGGCGGCTTCCGTCGTGCGGGAAGGCGGCGTTGCGGCTGCCGTGGCGCGCATGACGTTCGGCAACCGCATCGGATTCCGGTTCAACCCGGCGGTTTTGAATGAAGATTTCCTTTTTGCCCCCGCTTCCGGCGCAATCATCGCCGCTTTGGACGACAGCGCCGTGGACGGAGGACTGGCTTATATTTCCCTCGGCGAAACGATTGCGGAGCCGCAGATTGAGCTTGGCAGAGAGACTCTGCCGCTTGACGAGCTGATTGCCGCTTGGGACGGAACGCTGGAGAAGATTTTCCCAACCAAGGCGGAAAGCATTCCGGTGGAAGATGTTCCGCTCTATACCCAGCGCAGCTCCAAAGCCCCTTCCATTAAAACCGCAAAGCCGCGGGTGTTTATTCCGGCCTTCCCCGGAACAAACTGCGAGGACGACTCAGCGCGCGCGTTTGAACGCGCCGGCGCCGAGACGGATGTCCTTGTGGTGAAGAACCTTTCCCCGGCGGATATTGAGGAAACCATTGAGCGCATGGCAAAGGCAATTGCAAAAGCGCAAATTATCATGCTGCCGGGCGGATTTTCCGGCGGCGATGAGCCGGATGGCTCCGGCAAATTCATCGCCACGACCTTCCGCAGCCCCAAAGTAGCCGAGCAGGTTGCGAAACTACTCGAAGAACGGGACGGCTTGATTCTCGGTATCTGCAACGGCTTCCAAGCACTCATCAAGCTCGGACTTCTTCCTTACGGAACAATCATGCCGCTGAGTGAAAATGCACCGACGCTGACATTCAACACGCTGGGCCGCCATGTTTCGCGCATGGTCTATACCCGCGTCACCTCGGTCAAATCGCCGTGGCTGGCGGGCGTCGGGGCCGGCGACGTGTTTGCGGTGCCGGTGTCTCATGGTGAAGGCCGCTTCGTTGCGGATGACAAGACGCTGAATCTCCTTGCCGCAAACGGCCAAATCGCCACGCAGTACTGCACGCCGGAAGGCGAGCCGAGCGGCGACATTGCTTGGAATCCGAACGGTTCCGTCTGGGCGATTGAGGGCATCACAAGCCCGGATGGGCGCATCTTCGGTAAGATGGGACATTCGGAACGCCGTGGGAACAATATCTGTAAAAACGTGCCCGGAGCAAAAGACCAAAAGATCTTTGAATCCGGAGTAAAATATTTTCTGTAA
- the alr gene encoding alanine racemase — MNYLRRTWAEIDLDAVESNYRAIRSCLLPGTKVCCVVKADAYGHGAEQIAVLYEKLGADWLAVSNLDEAEQVRRVGVQLPILILGYTQPDRAKELAENRISQAVVGPEFAAALSEEAVKAGVTVNVHIQVDTGMSRVGFFYQNPARDVGAIDEMERACRLPGLNPEGIFTHFASADEGEAGADYTRRQFACFTGAIERLAERGVRFSLRHCANSAAVFDYPEMQLDMVRPGIILYGMMPSGKIQNKVPLTPVMSLKSTVALVKSVPAGTCVSYGRRFTSSRETLVATVPIGYADGYLRRYGENACALVRGKRAPVIGRVCMDQLMLDVTDVPDVQTGDTVTLMGRDGEQAVTADEIAERTGTINYEIVCGVATRVPRVFKKGGNVVGCLDYLQRA; from the coding sequence ATGAATTATCTCAGGCGCACCTGGGCAGAAATCGACCTGGACGCTGTGGAAAGCAATTATCGTGCAATTCGTTCATGCCTTCTCCCCGGGACGAAGGTATGCTGTGTGGTTAAAGCGGACGCCTACGGCCACGGAGCGGAACAGATTGCCGTTCTTTATGAAAAACTCGGTGCAGACTGGCTTGCCGTCTCAAATCTTGACGAGGCGGAACAGGTGCGCCGTGTCGGAGTACAGCTGCCGATTTTGATTCTCGGCTACACACAGCCCGACCGTGCAAAGGAGCTTGCGGAAAACCGCATTTCCCAAGCGGTCGTCGGCCCTGAGTTCGCGGCGGCACTTTCTGAGGAAGCGGTGAAAGCCGGCGTTACCGTAAACGTGCATATTCAGGTGGATACCGGAATGTCGCGCGTCGGCTTCTTTTACCAAAACCCCGCCCGTGACGTCGGTGCAATTGATGAGATGGAGCGGGCATGCCGTCTTCCGGGGCTGAATCCGGAGGGCATCTTCACACATTTCGCTTCGGCGGATGAGGGCGAAGCCGGCGCAGATTACACAAGGCGGCAGTTTGCTTGCTTTACCGGCGCCATTGAGCGTTTGGCGGAGCGCGGCGTGCGGTTTTCTTTGCGCCACTGCGCAAACTCCGCGGCTGTGTTTGATTACCCGGAAATGCAGCTTGACATGGTTCGCCCCGGCATTATTCTTTATGGAATGATGCCTTCAGGGAAGATTCAGAACAAGGTTCCGCTTACGCCGGTTATGTCGCTGAAAAGCACGGTGGCGTTGGTGAAATCCGTGCCTGCCGGAACGTGCGTGAGCTACGGCAGAAGGTTTACCTCCAGCCGTGAAACGCTTGTGGCGACGGTGCCCATCGGCTACGCAGACGGCTACCTGCGCCGGTACGGCGAGAACGCCTGCGCGCTTGTGCGCGGAAAGCGTGCCCCCGTCATCGGTCGCGTCTGCATGGACCAGCTGATGCTCGACGTTACGGATGTCCCCGATGTTCAGACCGGCGACACTGTGACCCTGATGGGCCGCGACGGAGAACAGGCTGTAACAGCCGATGAAATTGCGGAGCGCACCGGAACGATTAATTATGAAATTGTCTGCGGTGTTGCAACGCGTGTGCCGCGCGTGTTCAAAAAAGGCGGCAACGTTGTGGGCTGCCTCGATTACCTTCAGCGCGCCTGA